In Polyangiaceae bacterium, the DNA window ACGCTGACCCTGTGCTCGGGCGTCTTGGCGTGTAGCTCCACTCCAAGCGCTCCGAATCCCAACGACGCCCCGGCGGCCCCTGCGGCCCCCGCGGCCCAGGCCGCGGCACGGGTCATCGGCAAGCTCCAGACCCGCGACGAGACATTGATCATGACGTCCACCGCGGAGGGTGTGCGCTTCGGCGTCACCCGCAACGACGGACAGGTGGTGCTGCAAGGCGGCGACGAGGCGGAGCTGCGTCGAGCGCACCCGGAGCTGTTCGGCTTGTTCAAGAACGCGACGGCGAAGTCCTTCGTGGATGCGCGGCTGGACGTTCGTCCGAAGCCGCCGGACGTCGGGACGCCCCGCTAGCTTCCGCGACGTCCAGGGCGCCGCGAGGTTCCGCGGCGTCCCGGCAAGATCACGAATCTCGAGGTGAAGTGGCCTGGGACGAGCGGCGTGGTCGCTTCTGCTTCGGTGCCTTGCGTGACGGGGTCACGTCGACCGCGGCGGCATCCTCGAGCAGCTCCAACAAGGCCTCACTCGTCAGCTTGGAGCCGACATCGGTCCCGCTCAGCAAGCGCTCCGCCAAGTCTCGCTTGTCGCGGTGCATCGCGATGACCTTGTCCTCGATGGTGTTGCTCGCGACCAGGCGCACGATGGTCACGGAGCGTTTCTGACCGAAACGATGCGCGCGGTCCGCGGCCTGATCTTCGACAGCAGGATTCCACCACGGATCGAGCAAGATGACGGTGTCGGCCGCGGTCAAGTTCAATCCCGTACCGCCGGCTTTGAGGGAGATGAGAAACGCATCACCCTCTCCGTCTTGAAACGCTTCCACGCGCTTCGCCCGGTCCGTTGCAGGCGTGGAGCCGTCCAGCTGTTGGAGTGAGAAGCCTGCCGCCTCCAACTTGGCTCGAGCCAGCTCCAAGAAGCTCGTGAACTGGCTGAACACCAGCGCACGGCGGCCCTCTTCCCGGAGCTCCTCCATCAACCCCAAGAGGGCATGAAGCTTGGAGCTCTCCAGGGTGCTGGTCTTGTCGTACAGAGCAGGATGGCAAACGAGCCGGCGCAGGCGCGTGATGGCGGCAAGAACCTCCATCCGTGCGTCACTGCCGCCCTCTCGTGCGCGCGCGAGGGCAGCGAGATGGGCGGTGTGGTACAGCGTGCGCTCCCCTGGCGAGAGCTCCACTTGCTGAACGACTTCCACGCGCTCCGGGAGCTCCGGCAGCACTTGCTGCTTGGTGCGCCGGAGAATGAACGGGCGCAGCAATCGGCGCAGTGCTTCCAGCCGACGCTGGTCCCCTTCGATCTCGATGGGCTGGGCAAAGCGCTGCGAGAACCAGTCCCAGGTTCCGAGCAGCCCGGGCTCCAGGATCCGGAAGATGCTCCACAGCTCACCCACGTGATTCTCCAGCGGCGTACCGGTGAGGGCGACCCGGAACTCGGCGTTCAGCTTGCGGATGGCTTTGGTTCGCTGCGTGTGCGAGTTCTTGACGGCCTGAGCTTCGTCCAGCACCAGCGTCGCGAACTGCAACTTCGCGAGCGCGTCAACGTCTCGCGCGGCAAGGTCGTAGCTGGCGATCAAGATGCTGCCCTTCGCCAGCCCATCGAGCGCGCGCTTACGATGCTGACCGCGGTAGATGCGGACGTCCAGCTCCGGCGCGAAGCGCGCGGCTTCGTTCCGCCAGTTGTCCGCCACGGAGGTTGGCGCAACGATCAACGCCGGGCCTGTATGTGACCGAGTGAGCAGTAGAGCGAGGCACTGCAGTGTCTTGCCCAGGCCCATGTCGTCCGCCAGGCATGCGCCCACGCCCCAGGTCGCCAGTCGCGAGAGCCACTGAAAGCCCTCGGCCTGATACGGCCGGAGTACCGCTTTCAACGTGGCAGGCAGCTCCGCCGTGTGAGCCGCCGCCGCTTTCTGCCGCGCCAGGGCGGAAGTCAGCGCGCTGCGATCGGCCACCTCCAGACCTTCGATCAGCTCGTCCAGCATTGGCGCCAGCGCTGGGGAAACCTCCGCCTTGGTCTGAGACTGGGTGAGCTCGGCGAGGCCGGAGAGTGTCGAGCGCAGGTCCTCTTCCAGCTGGGCAAAGCGCCGGGGAGACAGTTGAACCCATTCGCGACCGCTGCGCGCGGCATCCAGCAGCGCGGCCAACGCAACGCGCTCGCCGCCGAGGTCGACGTGTCCATCGAGGTCCAGGAGCCCGCCTTTTCCAGTGATCTGGAATCTCAAGGCGCGGCGGGGGATGGGAGCCAGCATCTCGAGTGGATCTCCCAGCCACTCGACCCGAACGTCCTGGGAGCGTTCCCTCAATGCACCGAGCATCCGCACCAGCTCCTCGCGACCTGACACGCGCCGCTCGAAGCGGCCGGTGGCGACCGCATCGCGCAGCCCGGGCGCGCTCAACAGCTCGCGTGCAAGCTCACGTTCTCGGACGAGATCCCGCAATGCGTGGACGCGGCGGCCTCGAGAGCCCGACACGATTCGGGACACACCCCGGCCGGGCTCCAGAGAGGGCCCACCGGGGACGGGACGCGAGCGAAGCGACAGCACCACGTCTTCCGACGATAGCCAGGAGATTTGAGCCACCAATCCCGTACTCGCTGCCACGCGGCGGCCCAGCACCTCTGGTGGCAAGACGATATCCACGTGTTGTTGCAGCTCCGGTAAGCGACGCAGCAGCTCGTCCATCGCGTGCGCGGGCACGAAGTCTCCAGTCATCGCCAGGGTCATGATCAGCGCGTGGCCGACTTGACTGAGCTCGGAGATGCGACACGTGGCATCGTCGTCCAGGTCTACGAAGTAGCGGCTCCCCTCGCAGCAGGCAGCGATCCAATCTGGCCGGAGCTCGCAATCCCCGAAGAAGGTGCGGAGCACGTAGCCCTCGCCTGCGCGCTGCAGCTCCACGCGCAGCTCGGCCTCCACGACCGTGACGGGATTCTGGAAGTGGTCGAACAATCGAGGGTGACCCCGGAGCAGCTCCAGCGCTCGATATGCGCGGGGCGCCGACAGCCATTCCGCGTCGGCGAGCAGCTCGAGCACTTTTCGGTCGGTGGGCGAGGTCTCGAGACCTTCCACCTCGCCCAGAAGCCGGCTGGGGGAGGCTTGCGCCCCTTTGCTGAACTTCCCGTTCTTGTTGGCTCTTTGGAGCAGCGGTACGAGGAGCGGGCGATCCTGCTCATCGATGGTGAGTCGCCAAGCAATGCGGCGCACGGCAGCGGTCTGTTGGGATCGAGCGCGTTCTTCCAGCGCCTGGTCCAGGGCTCCGAGCATGCGTTGCCAGGTCGGAACGCTGACGAGCTGGGCGAGCGTACCTTGAGGGTGGATGAGCAGCGCGAACGCCGCTTCGATGGCCGCAGCGAGGTGGTTGCAGTCCGCCATCTCGCAGCCACACGAAAATCCGATTTCACCGCGTTCCCAACCCGAAATGTCGAGACTCGCCCGCGCGCGCACCCAGCGCCCTTGCATCACCGTGCTCGCGTACAGCCGCACGGAGCGGCCGTAGAGGTCGGCGGTCGTGGCTGCGACGAGCGCCGGGGGTGGGCAGCGCGTGCCCATTTTCTGCCGCATTTCGCGAAGCCGCGCGATCAAAGTTCGCGCGCCCTCCAGCGCCGGCTCGGTCGACGCCACGATCTCGCCGATTCGAGCATCGACCTGGCGTACGTAGTGCTGTCGCTGGCTCGCTGACAAGAGCCAGCTCTTGCCCGCGGCTCGCAGCTCGAGCTGGAGATGGTCCTCTGCAATGTAGGCAAAGCTCGTTGCGAAGGCCTTCAAGACCATCTCGGGTACGCGTCCGAAAATCAGATCCGCAACGGTGAACTTGCTGCCGTAGTTCCGCGCGAAGTGCCCGACGAAGGGCGAGCTCAACGACCGATCCAAGACCGAGCTGGGGTCGTTGAGACGCTCGACCAAATCGCGCGCGCGGCACCAGGCCACTATGTCCGCTTCGGATTCCAGTGCTCGCGGGTCAATGACACGCGCCGGATTCGGCGGTGGGATCGTCTCGACCGTCGAGATGGCGTGCTCGAGATCCCTGCACAGCGCGTGCTGCTCTGGCGCGCTCATGCGTGTTCCATTGTGGCGCACCGACTTGGCCAAGTCGCCGAGGTTCTCCGCTCCGCACAGCGCGAAGAGCCGCTCCAGGCGCTGGCGGCTCTCGGGTGGTAGCCGTAGCAGCTCCTGGAGCTCTTGCTCCGTGAGCTGCGTGAGCCCGCGGGCCGGCCCGCTTTCGATTTCAATCAAGAGCTGTCTGAGGGCGCTGGACATCGGCGCCACGAGGGTAGCTCAGTTCCGAGTCGTGTTGCGCTCCAGCACACCCGAGCACTCGCTGGCACGCGAGGCAGGTCGTGCGCCGCCTCCTTCTGTTGGTCCGCCGCGGGAACGTGACGGCGGAGGGCCACGGGCTCGACGCGGCCGCCGCAGGAACGTCCGTAAGGGACGTTCGCGTCCACGCATGCGCTGTGTGCGCGTTCCGCTCAACTTGGGCATGCGTTCCGGAGCACTTGGGCGCCGAATCGGAGCGAAGCGACGACCGCAGTGGTCAGGTGACGGTGGATTGCGTGGTGTCGGTGGGAGCGGGCTGCATTGCGCTGCTTCAACGGGGCCACCGCGCGAACGCGGCGGAGAACTGTCCGCTACGTCCGCGCAGACATCAGCGACGCCTAGCTTCAACGGGGCCGCCGCGTGAACGCGGCGGAGAGACGGCGGAACGTCGAGGTAGCAGCGCGCCACGTGACTGCTTCAACGGGGCCGCCGCGTGAACGCGGCGGAGAGATGGTGAGCTGGACCCATTGCGCGCCCTGTTGCCCAGATCGCTTCAACGGGGCCGCCGCGTGAACGCGGCGGAGAGGTCTTGGGCGAGCGGGGCTCAACATTCGCGATCTGCAAGCTTCAACGGGGCCGCCGCGTGAACGCGGCGGAGAGCCACGCCAGGCCCTTCGGGTCGACATCGGGCAGGACGGCTTCAACGGGGCCGCCGCGTGAACGCGGCGGAGAGTCGCTACAAGCAAGGAAAGGCGGAAAGAGATGATTGAGCTTCAACGGGGCCGCCGCGTGAACGCGGCGGAGAGGCCGTTGGCGTTGTACTGCCCGGAGATGACACGCAACGAGCTTCAACGGGGCCGCCGCGTGAACGCGGCGGAGAGGCCTTGGTCCTCGCCGTGATCGGCCTCGCGGCGGCGCTGCTTCAACGGGGCCGCCGCGTGAACGCGGCGGAGAGAACTAGCTCGCCGCCTCACCCTCAGCCGCGGCGACGAGCTTCAACGGGGCCGCCGCGTGAACGCGGCGGAGAGGCTTTCCGGCAACCGCGTCAAGCCACCGGAGTCCTACCCGCTTCAACGGGGCCGCCGCGTGAACGCGGCGGAGAGGCTGGGAAAGCTGCTCGTTGCGGGCACGGCAGAGGAGCTTCAATGGGGCGCCGCGTGAACGCGGCGGAGAGTTAGCGCTGAGGGCATTACCCTTGCAGATAAGGTTGCTTCAACGGGGCCGCCGCGTGAACGCGGCGGAGAGCAAGTTCATGGAAGTTGGTGGAAAGATCGAGACAATCTCGCTTCAACGGGGCCGCCGCGTGAACGCGGCGGAGAGCGGAGATCTCGTGTTGGACCCGTTCGGTGGTAGCGGGAGCTTCAACGGGGCCGCCGCGTGAACGCGGCGGAGAGCGGTGGTGCAGAGCGCGCAGCAGTGCGCGGTCGTGTGCTTCAACGGGGCCGCCGCGTGAACGCGGCGGAGAGCCAACGCCCGGCGCGAGTGAGCTTCACCGCGATGCCGCTTCAACGGGGCCGCCGCGTGAACGCGGCGGAGAGGCGCATGAGAACGCGACCAGCCCCGCTAGAATGATCGCTTCAACGGGGCCGCCGCGTGAACGCGGCGGAGAGAAGAGTCCATGCGTGAAGATCAATTCGTGCGTGGAGTAGCTTCAACGGGGCCGCCGCGTGAACGCGGCGGAGAGCCGGGGATACGAGACTCCGGTGTGCTGGGCCGACTAGCTTCAACGGGGCCGCCGCGTGAACGCGGCGGAGAGTCGATCTCGAGGAGGAGCCGCAGGAGGAGCCGGCGGCATGCTTCAACGGGGCCGCCGCGTGAACGCGGCGGAGAGGTGTTGCATAAGCTCTTATTGCAGGGCAGGGCGGAGGGCTTCAACGGGGCCGCCGCGTGAACGCGGCGGAGAGCACGGCGGATACGCGCTATGCTGGGCCGAGCTCCTGTCGCTTCAACGGGGCCGCCGCGTGAACGCGGCGGAGAGAGCGGCGGCCGCTTGGAAGGCCGGTCGCCGCTCGGGCAGGCTTCAACGGGGCCGCCGCGTGAACGCGGCGGAGAGCCGACTGGACGCCGACATGCGACCGCATCCGTCGCGCCCTGCTTCAACGGGGCCGCCGCGTGAACGCGGCGGAGACGCCGGCTTGTCGGCGCTTGGATTCACGCAGGTTTGGCTTCACGGGGCCGCCGCGTGAACGCGGCGGAAGAACTTCTCGCCCTCGCCAACCCACACCGGCTCTCCGCTTCAACGGGCCGCCGCGTGAACGCGGCGGAGAGGGTGCCGGCACGCCGCGCCGTCGCCCCTCACTCGCTTCAACGGGGCCGCCGCGTGAACGCGGCGGAGAGTCCGCCGGTCGCTGGCGCGATGGCGCCCGGCATTCCCGGCTTCAACGGGGCCGCCGCGTGAACGCGGCGGAGAGAAGGTACACGTCGTCTCGAAGGCTGGCTTCGACCAGCTTCAACGGGGCCGCCGCGTGAACGCGGCGGAGAGACGCGAGCACGCTGTTCGCCGCGTTCTGGATCGAGTCGCTTCAACGGGGCCGCCGCGTGAACGCGGCGGAGAGGACGAGTGCAGCGGTCAGCACCGCGGGCAACGCCTGCTTCAACGGGGCCGCCGCGTGAACGCGGCGGAGAGACCTTGAATATGTCTTCCCCACTGATACTGGGGTCTAACGCTTCAACGGGGCCGCCGCGTGAACGCGGCGGAGAGCGCCGGCTTCTGCAAACCGCCGTGGACGGTATCGAGCTTCAACGGGGCCGCCGCGTGAACGCGGCGGAGAGCATTCTTCTGGCGCTGCAATGCGTCCTCGACGGGGTGCTTCAACGGGGCCGCCGCGTGAACGCGGCGGAGAGATATACGGGGCGGATATCGTCAGCGCCTACCCCGCCGCTTCAACGGGGCCGCCGCGTGAACGCGGCGGAGAGGCCCCCTACAATGCGTCGAAGCTCTCGATTGCAGCCGCTTCAACGGGGCCGCCGCGTGAACGCGGCGGAGAGGCCCCCTACAATGCGTCGAAGCTCTCGATTGCAGCCGCTTCAACGGGGCCGCCGCGTGAACGCGGCGGAGAGAGAAGACTGCATCGACTTCGACCCGCAAGCGCGCACAGCTTCAACGGGGCCGCCGCGTGAACGCGGCGGAGAGTGACGACTCCAAGCGCGGACGCCTTCGCTGTGGAAGCGCTTCAACGGGGCCGCCGCGTGAACGCGGCGGAGAGGACGACACTCTCGAGCGCGTCGTGACGCTCCCCGCCAAGCTTCAACGGGGCCGCCGCGTGAACGCGGCGGAGAGTCGGCCGGAGGCGCGCGCGATGAATTCAGCTGGACCCGGCTTCAACGGGGCCGCCGCGTGAACGCGGCGGAGAGCGAGTGCTTCATCGGGTATCCCGACGAAGACGGGATCAAGCTTCAACGGGGCCGCCGCGTGAACGCGGCGGAGAGCTCGATGTGGCCCGGCGTCTCGCGCATGCCCCATGGGGCTTCAACGGGGCCGCCGCGTGAACGCGGCGGAGAGCTGCTCCGCATCGCCTAGCTCGCTCTCGTCTTCCGTCGCTTCAACGGGGCCGCCGCGTGAACGCGGCGGAGAGGCGCTACGCCTACCACGAGCCCGACGGCAACCCGTGGCTTCAACGGGGCCGCCGCGTGAACGCGGCGGAGAGAAACCGCTCCCTCGCGGGGCGAATCGTGCCATTGGTCGCTTCAACGGGGCCGCCGCGTGAACGCGGCGGAGAGAAGCTCGCGTCTTGGCGGAGGCGTTGCTAGCAGCGGCAGTAGCTTCAACGGGGCCGCCGCGTGAACGCGGCGGAGAGCCGAGCCAGCCTTTTTCCAGGTCGCGCATGATCGCGCTTCAACGGGGCCGCCGCGTGAACGCGGCGGAGAGTAGAACCTCGAGCCTGGGCAAACTCGCGCGCCCGCGCGCTTCAACGGGGCCGCCGCGTGAACGCGGCGGAGAGCAGGTGCACGTTGCGCTCGAGAAGGTTGTGACCGCCCGGCTTCAACGGGGCCGCCGCGTGAACGCGGCGGAGAGGGTCGTCTGGTGGGGAATACTGCCCGACGGCATGAGGAAGGCTTCAACGGGGCCGCCGCGTGAACGCGGCGGAGAGCGTTCCTGGGGGCACTGGCCGGCGCGTTGGCGCCGCTGCTTCAACGGGGCCGCCGCGTGAACGCGGCGGAGAGGCTGGTTAGCGAGGCCCGCAAGCTCGCTGACGAGTCGCTTCAACGGGGCCGCCGCGTGAACGCGGCGGAGAGTGCACGTTCGAGCGTGTGCATCGTTGCAGCCATGGAAGGCTTCAACGGGGCCGCCGCGTGAACGCGGCGGAGAGCTCGCGGCCGCTTCCCGGCAAAGGAGGTGTCCCCTCGCTTCAGCAGGGCCGCCGCGTGAACGCGGCGGAGAGAAGACGCCCCCGCAAGCGAAGTAGCTCCCACCGGCTTCAACAGGGCCGCCGCGTGAACGCGGCGGAGAGTCGATGAGCGGCTCCGGGCGCAGGGTGGCGACCCTCGCTTCAACAGGGCCGCCGCGTGAACGCGGCGGAGAGTGGACTGTCCTTCCAAATCGCGATGCCGGCGAGGGCGCTTCAACGGGCCGCCGCGTGAACGCGGCGGAGAGGCGAGGCTGGCGGCGATCTTGTCGAGCTGGTTCTGGCTTCAACGGGGCCGCCGCGTGAACGCGGCGGAGAGAGTGCTGGGCGCAGACGCGCGCCACGCCAGGAGACGCTTCAACGGGGCCGCCGCGTGAACGCGGCGGAGAGGGAAAAGCAGCCATGAACGAGACATACACCATCATCGGCTTCAACGGGGCCGCCGCGTGAACGCGGCGGAGAGACCCGGAGCTTCCAGCATGATGCCGAGACCGGGCAGCTGCTTCAACGGGGCCGCCGCGTGAACGCGGCGGAGAGGCGTTTGGTCGGCCGTAGCCTTTGTAGAGTAGTACTCGCTTCAACGGGGCCGCCGCGTGAACGCGGCGGAGAGGCACACCACCAGCATCCTTTTTCGGACCCCGCCGCCCCGCTTCAACGGGGCCGCCGCGTGAACGCGGCGGAGAGTGGCCGCGGGCGCGATGCACTGCTAGCCGTCAAAGAAGCTTCAACGGGGCCGCCGCGTGAACGCGGCGGAGAGCTGCCATGATCCTGCTCCGCGGCGCCGCCGCGTCAGTGGTGCTTCAACGGGGCCGCCGCGTGAACGCGGCGGAGAGTCTCGCCGCCAGCGAAGGAGGCGCCGCCGCGTAAGGTCGCTTCAACGGGGCCGCCGCGTGAACGCGGCGGAGAGCCAAGAAGTTGCCACCGTGACGGTCGTCGTTTTCGAGGCTTCAACGGGGCCGCCGCGTGAACGCGGCGGAGAGCGGCAATGGGCCCGCCGTCATCGTCGGCAAGCTCATGCTTCAACGGGGCCGCCGCGTGAACGCGGCGGAGAGCCAAGAGCGCGCACGCTACATCTCGGAGCAAACGCAAGCTTCAACGGGGCCGCCGCGTGAACGCGGCGGAGAGCAGAACCTACGAGGCGGAAGTCGCTGGCCTTGGCCGCTTCAACGGGGCCGCCGCGTGAACGCGGCGGAGAGCGCGTCGAGCCGGTCCAGCTGGTGACCGACTATTGGACCAGCTTCAACGGGGCCGCCGCGTGAACGCGGCGGAGAGCTCCCGGATCCGGTCGGCGCGCTCCCGCACATGGGCGCGGCTTCAACGGGGCCGCCGCGTGAACGCGGCGGAGAGTCGCGGGAATGTCTCCCGGAGCGCATCGCGTCCGACGCTTCAACGGGGCCGCCGCGTGAACGCGGCGGAGAGCAGAGCGTCCGCCGCCGCCTTCTCCGCGGCCACCCAAGCTTCAACGGGGCCGCCGCGTGAACGCGGCGGAGAGCAATTGGACGGCATTTCTTCCCGGTGCTCGTCCCAGGCTTCAACGGGGCCGCCGCGTGAACGCGGCGGAGAGTCCGGCGTGCACCCTGGTGGGTGCGCCGAGCACGACACGCTTCAACGGGGCCGCCGCGTGAACGCGGCGGAGAGGCCGAGCTCGAGAGGCTCTGCCGTGACTTCACGGCCGAAGCTTCAACGGGGCCGCCGCGTGAACGCGGCGGAGAGCGTCGCCGTCGAGCTCGCCGTCCGTCTCGGTGGTCTGCTTCAACGGGGCCGCCGCGTGAACGCGGCGGAGAGAAGAGGCGGCCCGGTATCACGCGGTTGCTCGCGCACCCACCGCTTCAACGGGGCCGCCGCGTGAACGCGGCGGAGAGCTGAAAGACATCTTCGGGGGCGGCGGTGTCGACTGCTCGCTTCAACGGGGCCGCCGCGTGAACGCGGCGGAGAGCAAGACGTGCGGCGGCGCACAGTGGCTCGTCGCGAAGCTTCAACGGGGCCGCCGCGTGAACGCGGCGGAGAGGGGCCGCACCAGACATCACCGAAGCCATCACGGATAGGCTTCAACGGGGCCGCCGCGTGAACGCGGCGGAGAGTAGAAATAGCGTGCGGGTTCGACTCCCGCCCTCGATACGCTTCAACGGGGCCGCCGCGTGAACGCGGCGGAGAGAAGATCGCCCAGCTCCTCCGCCCAAACCTTGGGCATCGCTTCAACGGGGCCGCCGCGTGAACGCGGCGGAGAGTAGCGCCCGGAGAAGTTGCCGCGCTCTGTCGACACGCTTCAACGGGGCCGCCGCGTGAACGCGGCGGAGAGCGCGTGAAGGCCGACTATCTCCGCTCCTACCGGCTACGGCTTCAACGGGGCCGCCGCGTGAACGCGGCGGAGAGGCGGGCGACACCGACCCGCTTGCCGCGACGCAGGGCTCGCTTCAACGGGGCCGCCGCGTGAACGCGGCGGAGAGGGAAGCTGGAAGCGAACGCCCTCATTCTGACCCCCGATCGCTTCAACGGGGCCGCCGCGTGAACGCGGCGGAGAGTACTCCGCCACCTGCGGCGAGTTCGCCGCGATCCAGGGGCTTCAACGGGGCCGCCGCGTGAACGCGGCGGAGAGATGAGCGCCGCCGCATTCGCAACCGGCTGCTGGTCGCTTCAACGGGGCCGCCGCGTGAACGCGGCGGAGAGCTCAGGACGTCTGTGCGCATGCCGCGCGCCGTCCTTGCTTCAACGGGGCCGCCGCGTGAACGCGGCGGAGAGTGGCGCGAAGGCGGCGGCGGGAGAGATGAAGAAGATGGCTTCAACGGGGCCGCCGCGTGAACGCGGCGGAGAGGTAATCAGCCTGGTGATGGGTGCACTCGCCGCGGCAGTGCTTCAACGGGGCCGCCGCGTGAACGCGGCGGAGAGCGTTGCTTCGTGACGCCAAGCTCAGCGCCGATCTCGACGCTTCAACGCGGCGGAGAGCGCGTAGCGCTTCGATCTGCTCGTCGGTGATGGTCGGGCTTCAACGGGGCCGCCGCGTGAACGCGGCGGAGAGACGGCGTCGTGGTCGTCGTCGGCACTGATGTCGCCTTGCTTCAACGGGGCCGCCGCGTGAACGCGGCGGAGAGTGACCGACTTCCGTGGCGACCTCATCCGCATGTTTCGCGCTTCAACGGGGCCGCCGCGTGAACGCGGCGGAGAGAGCGTCACCACGCCGCCGGAGTTGCTCGCGGTGAGCGGGCTTCAACGGGGCCGCCGCGTGAACGCGGCGGAGAGAGTTGAGCGGCTGCTGTGGTGCTACGAATTCGACAAGGCTTCAACGGGGCCGCCGCGTGAACGCGGCGGAGAGAAGCGCCGAGGGTCAGATCGAGTGGGAAGGCGAACTGCTTCAACGGGGCCGCCGCGTGAACGCGGCGGAGAGCGCCCGCTGGCATCGCCGAACCGCCTCCGCTCAACGAGCTTCAACGGGGCCGCCGCGTGAACGCGGCGGAGAGGCCGCCGTCGCGCCCAGCTTCGAGGGCGACGTGGCGACGCTTCAACGGGGCCGCCGCGTGAACGCGGCGGAGAGGCCCGCGCTCCAGCGCCACGCGGTAAGCGAGCAGCGAGTCGCTTCAACGGGGCCGCCGCGTGAACGCGGCGGAGAGGGGCTTGATTCACCAGGTGGTAGGGAAGGTGCGCGTCCGGCTTCAACGGGGCCGCCGCGTGAACGCGGCGGAGAGTCACGTACGACACCAGCGGAGACACCGCCGCGGTCTACGCTTCAACGGGGCCGCCGCGTGAACGCGGCGGAGAGTTGATCGCTGGCCGGTCGGGGCTGGTGTCCACGGTCGGGCTTCAACGGGGCCGCCGCGTGAACGCGGCGGAGAGAAAGCTGCTGGCCATCTCGAACCCCAACGAGACGGGTGGCTTCAACGGGGCCGCCGCGTGAACGCGGCGGAGAGATGCCTCCGAGATCTGGCATGTTTTCGCGAGGCTCGGAAGCGGATTGCGAGCGGTTGGATGTGCACTCGTGTTTGACGGGATGAGATGTCGGTTCGGCGAGGTTCCGCGCCGAACAAACAACCAAATTTTCAAGGAGCTGGGCGCCTTGCGAGCGGTGGCGGGGTTTGGCGCAGTACCGAACCG includes these proteins:
- a CDS encoding DEAD/DEAH box helicase — its product is MSSALRQLLIEIESGPARGLTQLTEQELQELLRLPPESRQRLERLFALCGAENLGDLAKSVRHNGTRMSAPEQHALCRDLEHAISTVETIPPPNPARVIDPRALESEADIVAWCRARDLVERLNDPSSVLDRSLSSPFVGHFARNYGSKFTVADLIFGRVPEMVLKAFATSFAYIAEDHLQLELRAAGKSWLLSASQRQHYVRQVDARIGEIVASTEPALEGARTLIARLREMRQKMGTRCPPPALVAATTADLYGRSVRLYASTVMQGRWVRARASLDISGWERGEIGFSCGCEMADCNHLAAAIEAAFALLIHPQGTLAQLVSVPTWQRMLGALDQALEERARSQQTAAVRRIAWRLTIDEQDRPLLVPLLQRANKNGKFSKGAQASPSRLLGEVEGLETSPTDRKVLELLADAEWLSAPRAYRALELLRGHPRLFDHFQNPVTVVEAELRVELQRAGEGYVLRTFFGDCELRPDWIAACCEGSRYFVDLDDDATCRISELSQVGHALIMTLAMTGDFVPAHAMDELLRRLPELQQHVDIVLPPEVLGRRVAASTGLVAQISWLSSEDVVLSLRSRPVPGGPSLEPGRGVSRIVSGSRGRRVHALRDLVRERELARELLSAPGLRDAVATGRFERRVSGREELVRMLGALRERSQDVRVEWLGDPLEMLAPIPRRALRFQITGKGGLLDLDGHVDLGGERVALAALLDAARSGREWVQLSPRRFAQLEEDLRSTLSGLAELTQSQTKAEVSPALAPMLDELIEGLEVADRSALTSALARQKAAAAHTAELPATLKAVLRPYQAEGFQWLSRLATWGVGACLADDMGLGKTLQCLALLLTRSHTGPALIVAPTSVADNWRNEAARFAPELDVRIYRGQHRKRALDGLAKGSILIASYDLAARDVDALAKLQFATLVLDEAQAVKNSHTQRTKAIRKLNAEFRVALTGTPLENHVGELWSIFRILEPGLLGTWDWFSQRFAQPIEIEGDQRRLEALRRLLRPFILRRTKQQVLPELPERVEVVQQVELSPGERTLYHTAHLAALARAREGGSDARMEVLAAITRLRRLVCHPALYDKTSTLESSKLHALLGLMEELREEGRRALVFSQFTSFLELARAKLEAAGFSLQQLDGSTPATDRAKRVEAFQDGEGDAFLISLKAGGTGLNLTAADTVILLDPWWNPAVEDQAADRAHRFGQKRSVTIVRLVASNTIEDKVIAMHRDKRDLAERLLSGTDVGSKLTSEALLELLEDAAAVDVTPSRKAPKQKRPRRSSQATSPRDS